One stretch of Prunus persica cultivar Lovell chromosome G1, Prunus_persica_NCBIv2, whole genome shotgun sequence DNA includes these proteins:
- the LOC18789188 gene encoding DUF21 domain-containing protein At4g14240, which yields MHPINAIMVTRMLTRNSGLGSEVGSIPFGSVWWFVYAGLSCFFVLFAGIMSGLTLGLMSLGLVDLEILQRSGSPTEKKQAALILPVVQKQHQLLVTLLLCNAAAMEALPIYLDKLFNQYVAIILSVTFVLFFGEVIPQAICTRYGLAVGSNFVCLVRVLMVLCYPIAYPIGKILDCVLGHNEALFRRAQLKALVSIHSQEEGKGGELTHDETTIISGALDLTEKTAEEAMTPIESTFSLDVNSKLDWEAMGKVLARGHSRVPVYSGNSRNIIGLLLVKSLLTVRPETETPVSAVSIRRIPRVPADMPLYDILNEFQKGSSHMAAVVKSKGKSKALPPIDAEKEDNRVSDTDSQLTTPLLSKQDGKPDSVIVDIPRVPRSPHSNRETFASHGDGATNGFPQLSEDIEDGEVIGIITLEDVFEELLQEEIVDETDEYVDVHKRIRVAAAAAASSVARAPSVRRITAHKGPAKVSKD from the exons ATGCATCCGATAAATGCGATAATGGTGACTCGGATGCTGACGCGGAACTCGGGCCTCGGATCGGAGGTTGGCAGCATACCCTTCGGATCGGTCTGGTGGTTCGTTTACGCGGGGCTCTCGTGCTTCTTCGTCCTCTTCGCCGGTATAATGTCCGGCCTAACCCTAGGACTCATGTCGCTCGGCCTCGTCGACCTTGAGATTTTACAGCGCAGTGGCTCTCCCACCGAGAAAAAACAAGCAG CTCTTATATTGCCGGTGGTTCAGAAGCAGCATCAGCTGCTCGTTACTTTGCTTCTGTGTAATGCGGCTGCTATGGAA GCTCTTCCTATATATTTGGATAAACTTTTCAATCAGTATGTTGCTATCATCCTCTCCGTGACTTTTGTCCTGTTTTTTGGAGAG GTTATTCCACAAGCAATATGCACTAGATATGGACTCGCTGTTGGTTCCAACTTTGTATGTCTTGTACGAGTTTTGATGGTTCTTTGCTATCCAATTGCTTATCCAATTGGCAAG ATCTTGGACTGTGTTCTGGGACATAATGAAGCATTATTTAGGCGAGCGCAGTTGAAAGCTCTTGTCTCCATCCACAGCCAGGAG GAGGGCAAGGGTGGTGAACTTACACACGATGAGACAACGATAATTAGTGGAGCACTGGATTTAACTGAAAAG ACTGCCGAGGAGGCAATGACGCCTATTGAGTCAACCTTCTCCTTAGATGTCAATTCAAAGTTGGACTG GGAAGCAATGGGGAAAGTTCTTGCTCGGGGACATAGTCGAGTTCCTGTCTATTCTGGGAATTCAAGGAATATTATTGGACTTCTGCTG GTGAAAAGTCTTCTCACTGTACGACCTGAAACAGAGACCCCAGTCAGTGCTGTTTCCATCCGAAGAATTCCACG AGTTCCTGCAGATATGCCACTCTATGATATATTGAATGAGTTTCAAAAGGGCAGCAGTCATATGGCTGCTGTGGTGAAGTCTAAAGGGAAAAGTAAGGCTCTTCCACCGATTGATGCAGAGAAAGAAGACAACAGAGTCAGTGACACGGACTCCCAACTGACTACTCCTTTGCTATCCAAGCAGGATGGAAAGCCAGACAGTGTCATTGTTGACATACCCAGGGTACCAAGATCCCCTCATAGCAATAGGGAAACTTTTGCATCCCATGGTGACGGAGCAACTAATGGATTTCCCCAGTTGTCAGAGGATATCGAGGATGGTGAAGTTATTGGTATCATCACCCTGGAAGATGTATTCGAAGAACTCCTGCAG GAGGAGATTGTGGATGAAACTGATGAATATGTTGATGTACATAAAAG GATACGTGTTGCCGCAGCTGCAGCTGCTTCATCAGTGGCACGGGCTCCATCAGTTCGGAGGATAACTGCGCACAAAGGACCC GCTAAAGTAAGCAAGGACTAG